A window of Gallaecimonas kandeliae genomic DNA:
CGTTTCGCCCTGACCTCAGGTGCCGACGACACCGGCGAATTCATCGCCAAGCAGCTGTCCGGCTCTTCCCTGAACGCCCCCGAGGCTGATGGCAAGACCATCGTCGCCTGGGCCGATGCCAACGGCTTCGGTGGCAGCGCCACCATCGCCGCCGTGAAAGAGCGCCTCTAAGAAGCTCTTGCCAAGGCAAAACCCTGCCCAGGAGGCAGGGTTTTTTATTGCTGTTTGTCGGCCAGCTGCCAGCCCTCTTTACCTTTCTCCAGCAATAGGTGCTGCTGGCGTTGGCGCCGCTCTCCCTTACGGAAGAGCCCGTATTCCATCTTCAGGGACATGGCGGCCAGGCTGGAGCCGAAACGGGCAAAGAGGTCCGGTGCCAGGCCTGCGCCGAGGTCGTGGGCCGCCTCGGGAAAGTCCTTGGTGAAGACGATGTCGTAGGCCAGGGCCACTTCCAGCCTGTCTTTATCCAGAAGCCTGGAGTCGAGCAGCCGAACCTTGTCTGTCCTGAGGAAGGCATCTTTGCCGACGGCGCCTTCGGCCAAGGCGGCGGCCCTTTCCAGCTCCGTTTGGCTTGGGCCTGAGGGGCTGCAGGCGGCCAGGAACAGCAGGGTGGCCAGCCAGAACTTCTTCATGTTTTTTCCTCAAAAAAAAAGCGCGGCCCCTGGCCGCGCTTGCTTTTTCCTTATCCTCAGATGCGGAAACGGCGGATGGAGTTGCGCAGATCTTCGGAAAGCCTGGCCACTTCTTCGCTGGAGACGGCAGTCTGCTCGGCACCCTGGGCGGTTTCCTCGGCGATGTTGACGATGGAGGACAGCTTTTCGCTGATCTCCTGGGCCACTATGCCTTGCTCCTGGGCTGCCTGGGCGATGTGCTCGCTCTTGTCACGGGCCTCGTGTACGGCTTCGGTGATGTGGGTCAGGGCCACGTCGGACTCCATGGACTTGGACACGCAGCTCTCGGCCTGGAACTTGCCTTGCTCCATTGCGGCTACGGCCTGCTCGGCACCCTGCTGCAGGGCTTCGATCATGGCCTGGATCTCCTGGGTGGACTGCTGGGTGCGGGACGCCAAGGTCCTGACCTCGTCGGCCACCACGGCGAAGCCGCGGCCCTGTTCGCCGGCCCTGGCCGCCTCTATGGCGGCGTTAAGGGCCAACAGGTTGGTCTGTTCGGCGATGCCGCGGATCACGTCCAGGATGGAGCCGATGTTGGCGCTGTCCTGGTGCAGCTTGTTGATGACCTGGGATGCGGCCTCGACTTCGGCGGCCAGCATCTGGATGGTGCTCTTGGTGTCGGCGGACAGCTGGCGGACCCGATCGGCTTCGCTCTCGGCGCGCAGCACAGAGGACAGGGTGTCTGCGGCGCTGTGGGTGACCTGATCGGCGCTGGCGGACATCTGGGTGGTGGCGGTAGCCACCTGATCCACCTGGCCCTTCTGCTGCTGGATGGCAACCTTGGTCTGGGCAGTGATGGCAGAGGTTTCCTCGGCGCTGGCGGCCAGCTGGGTGGAGCCCTGGGAGATGCCGTCGATGAGGTTACGCAGGGAGTCGATCAGGCTGTTGGTGTTGCGGGCCAGGGTGCCGAATTCGTCTGTGGCACTGTCCTCCAGGCGGCGACTGAGATCGCCCGAGGCCAATACTTTGAGCATCTCGTTGACCTTGTCCAGGGGTTTGGTGATGGAACGCACCACGTAGATGCTGATCAGCACGGCGGCAACCAAGCAGGCCAGCATCACCAGGCCGGTGAAGGTGTTGGCGGTGGTGACGGCGCCGTCGATGTCGCTCTTGGTGTCGTCGGCGATCTGCTTGGAAGCCTTCTGCAGCTTGGCCAGGGAGCCGCGCAGGCCTTCCAGGTTGATCTGCTCTTCCATCAGGGCGCCGGCGGCCTTCTGGTTCTCGCCCAGTTTGGCCTTGAGCTGGTCGATGATACCGCTGCCGGAGCCGGTGATGGCCTGGCGCAGGGTGGCAACCTTGTCCTTCAGGGACTTGATGTACTTGTCGTCTTCACCCTTGGCCTTGGCGATGGTGGCCAGGTTGGCGTCGATATCCCCCAGGGCGAACTTGATCTCACCGGCGATGGTGTCGGCCTTGGTGTCGTCAGTCACCTTGGTGAATTCGATGATGCTGGTGGACAGGGAAAGGAACATGTTTTCCAGCTTGTTGGCAGTCGCGGTGGTGCCGCTGTCCAGGCCGGAATCGATGAGATCCAAAATGGTGCTGCTGGCATCGTCAGAAGTGTCGGCCACGTCGGACTGCTGCTTCTTTATCTGGTCGCGCAGCTTGAGGCTGGCCAGCTTGGCGGTGAAGAGGCGTTGCTGAGCCCCTTGCAGGGCACTGAAGCTGCCTTCCACGTCCTTGCTGGTGGCCACCAGGGATGTCTCGTCCTTGATCAGCTGCTTGAAGCTGGTCAGGGACTTCTGGAGACTGCCGGCGGTCGTCTCAGCTTTTTCCTGGAAGCCTTGGATCTCCTTGATCTCCTGGCTGTGGTAGGCCTTGAGGCCCAGCTCGCTGAGAACGGCGCTGCTCTGCTGCAGCTGGCCGACATCGATCACCGAGCCCACTGCCAGCGAGGTGGCCCGCTGGACGCTTTTCTGGACATTGGTAAAGCCAACGAAAGAACTGAAGCCGTTGACCAACAACAGCAGGGCGATAATCACAAAGCCAAAAACGATTCGCTTGGCGACAGTGAGATTCATGAAGCTTCCCTCTGACAAATGCTTGACGGCGTGGACTTATGCAAAATGCTTGCCCAAAAACATGGGTTGCCTAGTTTAATGGTGAAATCCCATCCGCGACAGTGACGCAACCCAGGTTACAGGGATCTATCGACAAAAAATTGAAATGCTTTAGGAAAGAGCAGCCTGCTGCAACAGTTCGCCGGTTTCCAGGCACCAGAGCGTCAATTTGTTGCCCCAGACGCAGCCGGTGTCCAGTGCCTTGATGTCGGAACGGGACAACTGGCCGTTGAGGGCGGCCCAGTGGCCGAAGGCCAGCTGGAAAGGTAGCTGGGGGTGGAACTGGTACCAGGGCCTGAGGCCGGCCTTGAGGCCTTCCTGGGGGGAAGACTTGCACTTGAGTTCCAGGGCGCCGTCCGGATAGCAGAAGCGCATCCGGGTCAGGGCGTTGATGATGTAGCGAAGGCGGTCCTGGCCCTGCAGCCCCGGGCTCCAACTGTTGGGCTCGTTGCCGTACATGGCTTCGAGCATCTGCTGCCAGTCTGGGCCTTGCAGGGCGGCTTCGACCTCGGTGCTGGCCGTCAGGCAATCTGCGATGCCCCAGTGGGGCGGCAGGCCGGCATGGGTGACGAGGACGCCAGGGGCCTCCAGCCAGAGCGCCAGGGGCTGGCGGCGCAGGTAGTCGACGATGGCATTGCGCTCGGGGGCGGCCAGCACGGCCTCCAGCTGGTCCCCTTTCTTGGCCTTATGGAAGCCGCAGAGCACGGCCAACAGATGCAGGTCGTGGTTGCCCAGCACCATCTTGGCGCTGCCTTCCAGGGACATGAAGAGCCGTAGCACTTCCAATGACTTGGGACCCCGGGCCACCAGGTCGCCGACGCTGTAGAGGCAGTCGCGGCCCGGCTGGAAACCGACCCTGTCCAGCAGGGCCTGCAGCTCGTCAAAGCAGCCCTGGATGTCCCCCACCACGTAGCGCACTAGTTCAGTACCTTGGGCACCGCCAGGCGGAAGACGGGAATAGGGGTCTTGGACTTGGCCCCGCTTTCTTCTTCCATCTCGTAGTGGCCTTCCATGGTACCCACCGGGGTTTCCAGCACGGCGCCTGAGGTGTAGCTGTACTGGCCGCCGGGCTGGATGGTGGGCTGTTGGCCCACCACGCCGGCGCCGGCCACCTCTGTGGTCTTGCCGTTGCCGTCCGTGATCAGCCAGTAGCGGTTGAGCAGCTTCGCCGCCTTGGTGTCCAGGTTGCGGATGGTGATGGTGTAGGCGAAGACGTACTTGTCTTCTTCCGGCAGGGATCTGTCTTCCAGGTAACGGCTGTCCACATGGATCTGAAAGCGCAGCATGGTTACTCCTCGGTCAGCTGCTCGGTCAGGGCGTCGGCCAGCTTGACGTACTGGGGCAGGCTGAGGTTTTCCGGCCTGGCATTGGGATCGACACCCAGGGCTTCCAGCTGCTCGGCTGTGAAATGGGCCTTGAAGGTGTTGCGTACCGTCTTGCGGCGCTGGTTGAAGGCCTCGGTGAGGATCTGGCTGAGGCGCTTCTCGTCCTTCACCGGATAGGGCTTGACCTTGTGGGGCACCAGCCGCACCACAGCCGAGTCCACCTTGGGGGCCGGCTTGAAGGCATGGGGCGGGACTTCCAGCACCGGGATCACCTGGCAGAAATACTGGGTCATCACCGACAGGCGGCCGTATTGCTTGCTGTTGGGGCCGGCAGCCATGCGTTCCACCACTTCCTTTTGCAGCATGAAGTGCATCTGGTCGATGCAGTCGGACCAGCGGAAGAGGTGGAACAGCAGCGGGGTGGAGATGTTGTAGGGCAGGTTGCCGAACACCTTGAAGGTCTTGCCCGGCTGATGGAGGCTGCCGAAATCGAACTTGAGGGCGTCCCCTTCGTGGACGACGATGTCGCCCCGCTGGCGCAGGCGCGCCGCCAGGTCGCGGTCCAGCTCCACTACCTGCAGCTGGCCGGCCGCTTCCAGCACCGGCTCGGTGAGGGCGCCGAGGCCGGGGCCTATCTCCACCAGCACGTCGTCGGGCTGGGGGTTGATGGCGCGGACTATGTTGCCGATCACTTCGGCGTCATTGAGGAAGTTCTGGCCGAAGCGCTTGCGGGCGCGGTGGCCCAGATGAACATTGTCAGTCATGAATTCAACGATTAGCTAGGGCTATGGCTTCGGACAGGGCCAGTCTCATGCTGCCTGCGTCTGCCTTACCGGTACCGGCCAGATCCAGGGCGGTACCATGATCCACCGAGGTCCTGATGAAGGGCAGGCCCAGGGTGATGTTGACGGACTTGCCGAAGCCCTTGTACTTGAGCACCGGCAACCCCTGATCATGATACATCGCCAGCACCGCATCAGCGTCATCCAGATACTTGGGTTGGAAGAGGGTGTCGGCGGGCAGGGGGCCTATCAGCTGGATGCCCTCTTCCCTCAGCATCTCCAGGGTCGGGGCTATGACGTCGATCTCCTCCCGGCCCAGGTGGCCGCCTTCCCCGGCATGGGGGTTGAGGCCGCAGACGTAGATGCGGGGCTTTTCCAGGCCGAACTTGCCCACCAGATCCTCGTGCAGCACCCGGATCACCTTGCTCAGGCGCTCCGGGGTGATGGCCTTGGCCACGTAGGCCAGGGGAATATGGGTGGTGACCAGGGCCACCCGCAGCCCTTCGGTGGCCAGCATCATCACCACGTCGCTGGCATTGGCCTGCTGGGCGAAGAATTCGGTGTGGCCGGAGAAGGCGATGCCGGCGCGGTTGATGATGCCCTTGTGCACGGGACCCGTCACCACGGCGGCGAAACGGCCGTCCATGTTGCCCTCGCCGGCGAAGGCCAGGGTCTCCAGCACATAGTGGGCGTTGGCTTCGCTGAGCTGGCCTGGTACCACGTCCTCGCGGACTTGGAAGGGGGCCAGGGTCAGGCTGCCTTTTTCCTGGGGCCGAGCCGGCGTCCAGGGCTCAAAGGGGCGCAGCTCTAAAGGCAGGCCCAGGCTTTTAGCCCGGGCCTTGAGGAGGTCGCCATCGGCGCAGACCACCACTTCCACCGGCCAGTCCTGCTGGGCCAGCATGACCGCCAGGTCAGGGCCTATGCCGGCCGGCTCACCTGGGGTCAGGGCAACGCGATGGATCATTTATCGTCTTCCAGCACATCGATGTAGGCCTGGTTGCGCATCTCGCGCTGCCAAGCGACCGCTTCTTCGTTGAACTTGCGGTTGAAGAGGATGCGGTAGGCCCTGTCTTCCTTGGCCTTGGCGGTGGCGTCAGTGGTGCGCTCGCCCAGCAGCTGCACTATGTGCCAGCCGAAGCTGGTCCGGAAAGGCTGGGAGATCTGGCCGTCCTTGAGGCGGGACAGGGCGTCCTTGAAGGCCGGATCGTAGATGCTGGGGTCGGCCCAGCCCAGGTCGCCGCCCTGGCTGGCTGAACCGGGATCTTCGGAGTTGGCGGTGGCCAGGTCTTCAAACTTCTTCTTGCCGTCCAGGATCTCCTGGCGCCACTGGCTCAGCTCTTCCTTGGCCTTGTCCTCGCTGAGGATGATGGAAGGCTTGATCAGGATGTGGCGGGCATGGACCTCTTTGAGCTCCACCGTCTTCTGGCCGCGGATGTCGTCGACCTTGACGATGTGGAAGCCGGCGCCGGAGCGCAGGGGCCCGATGATCTGGCCCTTGGTGGCGCCCTTGAGGGCGTCGGCGAAGAGGGTGGGCACTTCGTTGGCGTTGATCCAGCCCAGATCACCCCCTTCCAGGGCGTGGGCGCCGGAGGAGGCGATGATGGCCAGCTGGGCGAAGTCCTCGCCCTTGTTGAGGCGGGCCAGCACCTTGTCGGCCCTGTCCTTGGCGTCGGCCAACTGCTTGCTGTCGGCGTTCTGGGGCACTTCGATGAGGATGTGGCGCAGGTGCAGCTCGACGTTCTGGTTACCCTGGGCGTTGAGCTGCTTGACCATGGCGTCCACTTCCTGGGGGCTGACCTGGATGCGGCGGCCCACGGCGATGCGGCGCACTTCGCCGACCGTCAGTTCGGTGCGCACATGCTCGCGGTAGCTTTCGAAGTTGCCGCCTTCTTTCTCGATCTGGCGCTTGAGCTCTTCCACCGACATCTTCTGGTCGCCGGCGATATTGGCGATGGTCTGGTCCAACTGGGCGTCGGAGATCTGCATGCCGATGCGCTTGGCGGTCTGCATCTCCAGTTCCTGGTTGATCAGCCGGTCCAGCACCTGCTTGCGCAGCACCCGGTCGGAGGGCAGCTCCTGATGGGCCTGGAGGGCGCTGCTCTTGATGTCGCGCATCATGTCGTCGACGTCGGACTGGAGTATCACCCCTTGGTCCACGATCACGGCTACCTTGTCCAGCAGCTCGGGTTTGGCCTGGGCCTGGCCCATCATCAAGAGGCCGCCAGCCATGGCGGCAAGGAGTTTCACGTGCATTCTCATCGTTTTTAGTAACTCAGGTTATAGGGCTCACGATAGCTGAAAAGCCCTTTGCTTAATAGTTTGTCGCCGCTGCTGCCGCCCCCGCCCAGGCCCTTGAAGATAAACTCCAGGCTGATGCTGTTATCGAAGGTGGACTGGCCCGTGAATTCGGGGCCGTCCGACAGTATGGGGTTGAGCCGGCGCCTGACCGTCATCCTGACGGCAAAGCAACAGGCCTCGTACTCGAAACCGGCGTAGGTTTCCTCGGTCCTGTGCAGCCGCAGATCCTCATAGTGCGAGGCAAAGACCTGCCACTGCTCATCCAGCTTCCAGGAGCCGCTGATGCCGGCCTGGTCGATGTTCTCGTTATCGGTGATGTCGCGCACGTAACGGTGGGTGAACTGCAACAGCTTATCGTCACTGACCCTGTAATCCACCGTTAAGTTCCCACGGCGGGTCTGGCCGCTGTCGGTATCGAACAGCATTGAGCCGGAAATCCCCCAGCTGCGGTCGATGCGCAGGTCCAGTTCACCGGCCAGGGCCGAGGTGGAGCGGCTGACCTGGCCAGTGGTGTTGTCCAGGCCGACTTCCGAGTCCTGCAGGTAGAGGACTTCGCCGAGGGAGGCCCGCAGCCGTTCCTCGTTGTGCTGGTCGAAGAGGCGGCTGGTGACACCCAGGGTGACCTGGTTGGCGTCCGTGATCCTGTCCAGCCCCGAGTAGCGGCGGTTGCGGAACAGGGCGTGGTAGTCCTCACGGAGCAGGCTGGTGTCGTAGAGGCCGATCTTGCTCTGATCTTCCTTGGGAATGAAGAGGTACTGGAACTGGGGCTCCAGGGTCTGGCGGTAGTTGCGCCCGTCCAGTTTCATGTCCCGCTCGAAGTTGAGCTGGCCGTAGATCCGCAGCTGGGGCAGTGTCCGGGAGACGCTGTCGGCCAACTGGCCGCTGTTGTCGTGCTGCTGGTAGAAGGTCTGGTAGAGCTTGAGTTCCGTGGTCAGGCTGCCGGAGGGGCTTTCCAGGGGGAAGGCCAGGGTCGGCTCTATGTGCAGGCGCTCGGCCGTGGGCTTGGTCGGGTCCTGGTTGTCGAAGGCGGTCAGTTCGGAATAGAAATTGAAATCCAGCCCTTCCCAGAAATCCTTGTCCTCCCTGGACAAGGTCAGGCGCGGCATGGCCTGGTAGGGGTCGGGGTAGGCGCCCAGCACCTCGAAGTTCTTGACCTCGGCGGTGAAGTTCCAGTCGTCAGACAGGTAGGCGATGGCGCCGCTGCGCACTATCTGGGTATCGGTGGAGGAACCCCGGTTGGAGTTGAGATCCACGAAATAGGCGTCGTCGCTGACGGTGGTGTAGTTGGCGTTGTAGCGCCAGTGGTCGCTGAAGCGGCCGTTGTGCTGCCAGTTGAAGAGGTAGCGCTTGCTGTTGTCGCCGTTGAACTTCTTG
This region includes:
- the surA gene encoding peptidylprolyl isomerase SurA, whose amino-acid sequence is MRMHVKLLAAMAGGLLMMGQAQAKPELLDKVAVIVDQGVILQSDVDDMMRDIKSSALQAHQELPSDRVLRKQVLDRLINQELEMQTAKRIGMQISDAQLDQTIANIAGDQKMSVEELKRQIEKEGGNFESYREHVRTELTVGEVRRIAVGRRIQVSPQEVDAMVKQLNAQGNQNVELHLRHILIEVPQNADSKQLADAKDRADKVLARLNKGEDFAQLAIIASSGAHALEGGDLGWINANEVPTLFADALKGATKGQIIGPLRSGAGFHIVKVDDIRGQKTVELKEVHARHILIKPSIILSEDKAKEELSQWRQEILDGKKKFEDLATANSEDPGSASQGGDLGWADPSIYDPAFKDALSRLKDGQISQPFRTSFGWHIVQLLGERTTDATAKAKEDRAYRILFNRKFNEEAVAWQREMRNQAYIDVLEDDK
- the apaG gene encoding Co2+/Mg2+ efflux protein ApaG — encoded protein: MLRFQIHVDSRYLEDRSLPEEDKYVFAYTITIRNLDTKAAKLLNRYWLITDGNGKTTEVAGAGVVGQQPTIQPGGQYSYTSGAVLETPVGTMEGHYEMEEESGAKSKTPIPVFRLAVPKVLN
- the pdxA gene encoding 4-hydroxythreonine-4-phosphate dehydrogenase PdxA; this encodes MIHRVALTPGEPAGIGPDLAVMLAQQDWPVEVVVCADGDLLKARAKSLGLPLELRPFEPWTPARPQEKGSLTLAPFQVREDVVPGQLSEANAHYVLETLAFAGEGNMDGRFAAVVTGPVHKGIINRAGIAFSGHTEFFAQQANASDVVMMLATEGLRVALVTTHIPLAYVAKAITPERLSKVIRVLHEDLVGKFGLEKPRIYVCGLNPHAGEGGHLGREEIDVIAPTLEMLREEGIQLIGPLPADTLFQPKYLDDADAVLAMYHDQGLPVLKYKGFGKSVNITLGLPFIRTSVDHGTALDLAGTGKADAGSMRLALSEAIALANR
- the rsmA gene encoding 16S rRNA (adenine(1518)-N(6)/adenine(1519)-N(6))-dimethyltransferase RsmA, producing MTDNVHLGHRARKRFGQNFLNDAEVIGNIVRAINPQPDDVLVEIGPGLGALTEPVLEAAGQLQVVELDRDLAARLRQRGDIVVHEGDALKFDFGSLHQPGKTFKVFGNLPYNISTPLLFHLFRWSDCIDQMHFMLQKEVVERMAAGPNSKQYGRLSVMTQYFCQVIPVLEVPPHAFKPAPKVDSAVVRLVPHKVKPYPVKDEKRLSQILTEAFNQRRKTVRNTFKAHFTAEQLEALGVDPNARPENLSLPQYVKLADALTEQLTEE
- the lptD gene encoding LPS assembly protein LptD, translated to MTKVRHWLLISAVAASVSQALAAEGTGSSCPPPPPKAQEQASGKPLSQEAIEASAKKATLDGQQHATLEGDVKLRQGDRLVTADQAEVDRSKGQLRAKGQVSFQDGQLRLSSHTLEAHSDDDSAKLDTVQYQILGTNAHGKAKRMSLSKEKGFTLEGGSFTTCPADNPAWQLDADKIEADPNEGWGSAKGAKFRLFGVPVFYFPYLSFPINNERKSGLLYPTLGTSDKRGLEYAQPIYWNIAPNLDLTLTPRYMSERGTQLNTEFRYLYGEDRGELNLEYLPNDKKFNGDNSKRYLFNWQHNGRFSDHWRYNANYTTVSDDAYFVDLNSNRGSSTDTQIVRSGAIAYLSDDWNFTAEVKNFEVLGAYPDPYQAMPRLTLSREDKDFWEGLDFNFYSELTAFDNQDPTKPTAERLHIEPTLAFPLESPSGSLTTELKLYQTFYQQHDNSGQLADSVSRTLPQLRIYGQLNFERDMKLDGRNYRQTLEPQFQYLFIPKEDQSKIGLYDTSLLREDYHALFRNRRYSGLDRITDANQVTLGVTSRLFDQHNEERLRASLGEVLYLQDSEVGLDNTTGQVSRSTSALAGELDLRIDRSWGISGSMLFDTDSGQTRRGNLTVDYRVSDDKLLQFTHRYVRDITDNENIDQAGISGSWKLDEQWQVFASHYEDLRLHRTEETYAGFEYEACCFAVRMTVRRRLNPILSDGPEFTGQSTFDNSISLEFIFKGLGGGGSSGDKLLSKGLFSYREPYNLSY
- a CDS encoding symmetrical bis(5'-nucleosyl)-tetraphosphatase: MRYVVGDIQGCFDELQALLDRVGFQPGRDCLYSVGDLVARGPKSLEVLRLFMSLEGSAKMVLGNHDLHLLAVLCGFHKAKKGDQLEAVLAAPERNAIVDYLRRQPLALWLEAPGVLVTHAGLPPHWGIADCLTASTEVEAALQGPDWQQMLEAMYGNEPNSWSPGLQGQDRLRYIINALTRMRFCYPDGALELKCKSSPQEGLKAGLRPWYQFHPQLPFQLAFGHWAALNGQLSRSDIKALDTGCVWGNKLTLWCLETGELLQQAALS
- a CDS encoding methyl-accepting chemotaxis protein, coding for MNLTVAKRIVFGFVIIALLLLVNGFSSFVGFTNVQKSVQRATSLAVGSVIDVGQLQQSSAVLSELGLKAYHSQEIKEIQGFQEKAETTAGSLQKSLTSFKQLIKDETSLVATSKDVEGSFSALQGAQQRLFTAKLASLKLRDQIKKQQSDVADTSDDASSTILDLIDSGLDSGTTATANKLENMFLSLSTSIIEFTKVTDDTKADTIAGEIKFALGDIDANLATIAKAKGEDDKYIKSLKDKVATLRQAITGSGSGIIDQLKAKLGENQKAAGALMEEQINLEGLRGSLAKLQKASKQIADDTKSDIDGAVTTANTFTGLVMLACLVAAVLISIYVVRSITKPLDKVNEMLKVLASGDLSRRLEDSATDEFGTLARNTNSLIDSLRNLIDGISQGSTQLAASAEETSAITAQTKVAIQQQKGQVDQVATATTQMSASADQVTHSAADTLSSVLRAESEADRVRQLSADTKSTIQMLAAEVEAASQVINKLHQDSANIGSILDVIRGIAEQTNLLALNAAIEAARAGEQGRGFAVVADEVRTLASRTQQSTQEIQAMIEALQQGAEQAVAAMEQGKFQAESCVSKSMESDVALTHITEAVHEARDKSEHIAQAAQEQGIVAQEISEKLSSIVNIAEETAQGAEQTAVSSEEVARLSEDLRNSIRRFRI